DNA sequence from the Cyprinus carpio isolate SPL01 chromosome B13, ASM1834038v1, whole genome shotgun sequence genome:
GCTTAACTACTCACTCTTGAAATAAGAAACATCACACCTTTTGAAAGTGGCACCTTGGGGCTTTTTTTGTCACAAATCTTCTTGCTGAAACCTAGGTGTCTAAGCAGGCCCTCTTGCTGTTAAGGAGATCCCTGTAAACAGATGAGTTGAGAAATCGGGGGAAGGAGTCTCTGTGCATGAGGGTGTAGATCTGAAGCTGGGCCTCCTCATACATTGTACTTCTGGGTTCTGCCAGGCTTTGGTTGATGCCTTCCCTCACGCGTGAATCCAAGCTGACCTGCCGGCCGACAACAAATGTAAAGATCAACAACTTTACGTGAagattatatgtaaatatatgtttatattttgcgTGGAAGATTTCACTATATTCAGTATATTGCATATTGAAATtcaaaatatgttgttgtttttttatttggagaCTAGGTCCATTTTTCttaaaacatggcaaaaaaaacTTTGACCTAAAAACTGACCATTTTGAGAATTTATTGTGTATAAAAAAACtgcttgtatatttttatgtggtTTGGCCcttttttataagaataaataatcattacCATAAAGCTTTGTGCAAAATATTTACAGCAAAAATAACTTGTAGAAAAAAATGCCcccacctccaaaaaaaaaaaaatcagcacactatggctatttttttttttttaattaatgagctAAGCAAAACAGATGTGATGTTTCCAGCTACAGTTGTGTATAGAAAAAAACACACCCATATGAACCCATGAatatcaaaaatcacatttttttgtcAGGTGGCAAAAAAAACTCACTAACGATTCAGAATATGTTTGCGCACAAAAAAATGCTAGagaatatatttagttttgttattaatgtaatttgaataTCTTACATTTTTATGTTGTCATGTTTTGTTAACTGTTGTATTGCAGACACAGACAGCATCATGTATTCTAACCTCTTTTGGCGAAAGAATGGAGACGTAGTCTTCATAAATGATCCTGGCTTTTTCATTGATAACTGATGGGTTGGTTTCTTTCTTTAGTTCCTCACAGGCCATCCAGAACATCAGGTTTTCTTCACTGTACTCAGACCGCAAGAACTCCCGAAAAACATCCCTCCCCTCTGGAGAGCGCATCATCATCTCAAAGCTCCGTGACCAGGCAATCACCTCATCCAGTGTGGGATGCTCAAACGGGAGACAATGAAAAAAAGCAGGAACTACCCATATAAAAGATCTTTACTTCAGCTGTCAGTAAATAAACTGTATGGAAATGTATTAAAAGGCACTTAATTGGAAATTAATTTGCCCCAAAAAGGACTTGGTAACAGACTGTGTGAGATTTTAGATGATTTCACTCATTTTAACAGGATGTTGGGGAGGTATGAACacaagtattataaaaaaaagcacCAAACATCTTGTCTGTGAACAACAATAGACGTTTCTAATAACTCACTGTTCCTCTGTTGCTTCTATGCTATCCATCTTTGTACATGTTTGCCTCTCTGAACGTTCCCTTCTGTCTTCATTCCTAGGGTGAGAAGAGAAGTGTCAGACACAGCAAAGTCTCTGTGGCATTTGAAACATGTTGAGTTGATCATCTTGCAAGGTTATAAACGTATGGTAAAACTAGACTAACAGCTGTGATTTAAGTACAGTACATAGCCGTTCAGATGCTACCtataaaaaagttttcaatttttcactttgaaataaaagatggtatattatattctttaccagtgatttttaaacttcttaatggctcaaactgtaaaaaatatttttcaaagttatagaaaaaaaacatttttaagatttataaaatataaaatttaccaGCGATTTTTGAGTAAACACTAAATTTCTCCCCttctacaaaatattatatatatatatatatatatatatatatatatatatatatatatatatatatatatatatatatatatatatatatatatatatatatatatatatatacatatatatttaataagtacAAACCTAGGGCCATTTATACTGTAATTTACtccataatttaaaaagtaataataatagtcacCAAACTGTTTTTCTTACTGTTTCTTACTTCTTAAAgttatatttcacccaaaaatgaaaattatttcattaattactcaccctcatgtcattgcaaacccgtaagacctttgttcatcttcaaaacacaatttaagatatttttgatgaattccgagagctttctcaccctccatagacagcaatgcaacttaaATGTTCCCAAGTTTTTGAAAGGTAGCAAGGAGATCGTTATAATAGTCCGTGTGACATCAGGGGTCCAACCGGAGTTtaacgaagctacgagaatactttctgtgcacaaagaaaacaaaagtaacgagtttattcaacaattcatctccttcTCATCCCGTCTGCTGCGGTGTGCCACCATTGTGGAAAGAGTATCACGTttaggagaagaattgttgaagtcgttattttcgttttctttgcgcacaaaaagtattctcgtagcttcgtaaaattacggttgaacccctgatgtcacatggactgttttaaagatgtccttgctacgtttctgggctTGGGAgtatttcagttgtgttgctgtctatggatggtcagaaaactctcggatttcataaaaaaaaaaaatatcttaatttgtgttccgaagacgaacaaggtcttacgggtttgacacgacatgagggtgagtaattaatgacagaattttttttttgggtgaactatccctttaaatgtttctCTAACTCCCTTCTGGCCCcaagtttggaaaaaaaactgactttcaGTAAAAGTCTAACCATAGTCAATAAGTACTAAAATTCCTCCTCTAGtccaaaaagagcatttattgaaaCTAAGCTACAAATTACAGGTGAACATCCATTGTGTTACTAAGTTCAAGTCTCTGTAGAGCAAGTATAATTGGGTTTGTTAGCCATGGGGTTCGACAAGCTGACAAGTCTCTAAATATATAACATGTACTACACAGCTGTTTTGCATGTGATGTGGGACAGAAATAGCCATTTACTGTGCAGATAATGGCAGTGTGTAGTGGGGGGATGGCTGTGGAAACCCGAGGTTACAGAGTAGGGTTTGTATTGCCTCttcaatgttttctttatttcatgcaatatttgtattcattcatGTTATTTATAGTCCCCCTGCAAGCTGTGTTATGGCCTTTCCAATCTTTCTTTGTTCAGTGGCCCAGCCTCAAACTCCAAGtgctttttttcccatttttcccatttttaaaaGCCAATTTAACTCTTTAAAGAACACcttttcttgcaatttttttaaagagttacAGCAGCCAGAATTTCATtctaatgtaatgtgtgtgtttgtggacacgatttaaaaatacatgaaatgaaatataaaatttaaaataaaataatggaccAGCTGTGGATAAAGACAGGTTGTTTTCTTCCCATTAGTATTAGTGACACTGATATTTGTGTTGTACTCCTGCTTAAAAGTGCACTcaataatcaacaaaataaatgtgCAATGTTAGCTTGCATACTGAGACAAACCGTCTtccaaatatttttcttaatattccTGTCGGAGGATTTTAAAAGGCCATGCTAACATATAACAATGCAAAATATGTTTTGCTTAaactcataaaattatattaattatagcTTGGTAATTTACACAATGGCAATACATGTTAAAAATTAACAGGCTGCCTAGCAGAAAGCTAAAATCCCCATTGCTCAGTCAAGGTTTGAGTTTATATTATAGTGTCAACCTGAAGATATATTTAACAACCTTTctgaaattttatattattaatacaaatttcTGTAATTTCAGCAAAGAGGATGGAATGTTTTAAAGTGAGACTAACCAAGTAATTCTAGTATGAAACCACCACAGAATTCATAAAATCCAATGATAAATCTAGTTTTGTTAGTTAAAACTCATGTTACAAAATACTAAAAGCATGGAAAAGTAAAATGGCAACACCTGCTCAAACTAAATTAAGAGTAAGCCCACAAAAATTTTGCATATACATTacggtttaaaagtttggggtcagtaagatttttttgtttttgttttttgacttttattcagcaaggatacattcaattgatcaaaagtgacagaaagatatttataatgttacaaaggatttcgtttttaaataaatataaatgaattctgGGAAGAAAAGAaagtatcaccgtttccacaaaaaatagtaagcagctgttttcaacattaataataagaagaaatgtttcttgatgaccaaatcagcataataatttgatttcttaaggatcatgtgacactgaagactggagtaatacctgccaaaaaatcagctttgcattgttttaaattgtaaaaatatttgttattactgtatttttgatcaaatgaattcaaaaacatatttaaaaatcttaccaacttttgaacggtaatgtaccTGAGGCAGGTAATGGTGATAAAATACTTGCTGCTCAATGTAAATCTCATTGTTAAGCAAATAGCTACCACGCAACTACATCTTTACAGCAGAACATAACGAAGGATGGGGTGTACCAGAGGCATTTGCAGCATCCACACCAACACAGACAGCAGGTGTTGGGCCTCGGGTGACCAGGCGCCTGTGGGGGTCCTTCAATGCGTCCCTGCTGCCTTTTCCTCATTTCAACTCCACTCACACTCTGAGGCTGTGGACAGACACATCTGATTAGAAACAAAGCAGTGGGGGCTTGGGAACTGTGTTAGCTGAAGTATCTTGTTAACTACAGATGTTTCTAAATCTAAAGTTAGACCGAGAGAGATGATTAATGATTTGCAGATTCCAGGGAGGGATTTATTGTAGCTTTTCCAATGGAAGGGATCATAAGGATGCTCAGTTTCTGAGCTTGTTGGACCGTTTCCTACTCTACTGTCAGATGCTTATTCAGCTGAAATCTACAAGAATGCATGTGAGAGACTGAGAggtaggcagacagacagagagacagaaagtaaAGAAATCCCCTCTTCAGACTACACATTCATTCCTCTGGCAAGACGCTAAATTAGTTTGAGCTGTAGGAGGGTGAGAGAGATGTTGGTGTGGCTGAAGCGTTCACTCCCCCAGCCCTGAACACACACTGGCAGTATAGTAGTGTGGGATCTCACATGTTCTAACACATGAGCAAATGCAAGAGTTTTCCTTTTAGGAAgtaaattgtttataaaatgcaATGGCTGTTGCTTcctgtttcttaaaataaattaaataaaaccatatgAATCCTTCCTAAAAGGTTCTTCAAGAGAAAACTAATTATTAGATAAATAGATAAggtacgtaaaaaaaaaaaatcatacattttaaatgtgcgtAAAGTGATTTTTGTCAACATTTGGGAGCTTCCTAGTACATGAACATAGACTGAAAGCCACCAAATTCTCATTTTAGATTTCATGATGGAGGCTTGGcaccaaatacaaataaatctccATGCAAATCAACATTTTTACCTGTACACCGGCATCCAGAGATCATACGTgaaataaaatggttttcaaTAAATTCTTCCATGTTTGGTTCCCAATATCCCTGGCTTGTTAAATACAACATGAGAGAAAAGATTTTAACCACAAACATTTTAACTGCGTTGCATGTGTTTCCAAGAAGCACTCTATCAGGAGAGAAAATAAGCAAGTGTTGTTACTTTGAGCTCTGCTCCACTCTAACTGTGATCCATCACCATACCATTAACATGTCTTTAAAACACATGGGTGATTATTCTGTTTGACAGTTTTATTAATAGTGACTATATGGTCTCGGTACTATGGAAGCACCTTACTTGCATACACATGAGCCTAGTAATCCAAAAGATAATTATATCATATGTGATTTTGATCAGTGATATCTGATATAACTGAttaatatatgtatgcatgtatgtataatatacatatttgtatattaagtaaaaaaatcttaatttttttttttttgtcaaaatggtATCAAAAGCTATAAAGGTAAATGTTGacagatgtttaatttcatagtTAACTATCCATTTAACTCCTGCACCACTTCAGGTATATTGTGGCCTTTATGGGACTTGCCTCGTTACTCTATTCAATTAATCGCTTTAAGCTCAACAAGATGTTTGTGTGatctgcaaataaataatttggcAAAAGACTTTGGGAAACCCTGGTAAACATGATGCCTCACTCCAGGCCCTCAACAGATTTGTTCATGTTAGCACAAAGCTTTCTGGAAACTGATCTTTTGGCAGGGTTTGGCAGAACAAACATCATATCACATCACCTAGACATCTGATCCAAATATTTAGGAACAAACAGTCTAAATGGACAGGCTGAAGGTCTGGGACAGTATCAAGTCATTGTTTCCCAGTATGGTATTGGTAAATATCCCATAACCACATAACCACAGGGCATTTGTTTGGCTGACTTTTTGTCGCAACGTGTGGTGCATAATTTAAAGATTCACTGCTGATTGAAATGCATTGCTGTGATAAGGACAAAAACTACACAACAGCCCATTTTTATGTAAGAAAACAGCATTAAATATGATACACAAAATTtgctctgtaaaataaatatataaagcacaCTGCatatgaaagtaaacattttgtttgttatttagtaTTAGTATTGTGCTTGTACTAGGGTAACAGTAGTGTTCTGTTTTCTTAGTCTCATTACATACTATCAATATTACTGATTTCACATACACCAAAATATGAATACTCTGAATATTTAGTTAAACAAAGACCATGAAACAGAAACCTTACCTCTAAATTCATCCTTACACTTAGCCCTGCTACCTTTTGATGAAAGCTCAGTTTGTCTGGGATGTAATGTGAACAGAGAGTTGACCCCAATGGAGCCACATAAACCAAATATGCAAATCATAACTACCATCAGTTATTCAGTGCCAGGCAATGGAAAACATGCATCCTGATGCAAAACACACTGAGGAGTCCCTTTGTTCACATCTAGAGCATTGACCAACAGCTCTGCACAATATGTAAAACAAGAAGTTGTATTGaggaaaaaacaattatataaccAGACTCAGTCTGATTTCACAGAAAGTCATATATCATCATATAGAAGAATTCACAGTGCTAAAAACTAGTGACAGACCAATGTatgagacaatatttggctaTTTTGAGATTAATAGCCAATAACTATACCACTTTGTTGTCTTGTCACAGATAATATACACGTTCTGTTTTCAGATATTATCAGTGAATTTCATGTAAACATTCTTTCAAAACTGTTCATTGTCAttatgtatgattttctttcttctgtggaacataaaagaagctGTTATGAGAAATGTTTCAGTGATTTTGCCCATACAATACAAGTCAATAGTCACCAAAAATGTTTGGttataaacattcttcaaaatatattcttttgttttcaacagtaGAATATCAATcgtacaggtttgcaacaacatgatggtgagtaaatgatgacaggattttcattttggggggaactttccctttaataattacattttatcagCTATAGTCAGTGATAAAGTATTGCCCTGGacaatcaagtattccagagaaccatgtaataatttatgttaataaaaGAGCTTTCCAGAGAAGAgaagttcctgtggctcagtggtagagcattgcggtagcagtgcaaaaggttgtgggttcgattcccaggggaacacatgttaggtaaaaaaaaaatgtataacctgaatgcactgtaagtcagtTCACTTCATAAAAGAGTTTTCTACATACATTAAAAGCTGGACAGTCTAATCAAATATGTTTGACAGAAAGGGAAATCTTGCAGAACATGCATTGAGTAGGATCTTCACCTTTAAGAAAAATGCACGTGTCTGTCTTGTATGACCTATGCGACATCTGGTAAACACCACTTGATCAAATCTAGTTTAAAAAGAGATTCAAAATCTGTTTGAAACTTCCGGATGTAtatcatgtaatttattatttgtccATGTATCTGGGACATAATAATTCTTCAGCCTTTGGTATGTGGTTCCGTTACAGATATTGATACATCTACCCAAAAGAtaaattttaaacacacacacacactccacatctTCAAAGAAATCTTTTTCTGTTCCAGTATTGACTGCTAAATGGATCACGAATGCTTTTTAAAGTTTGAACgcatttttaaaattctaaataacagAAGAGGTTTCTTTAATTGCACATACGTATTTCTAACAACAAGCATTTGAGCGCTCACTTCCCTGCTTAAAATACATTACAGTCTGCACTCATGAATTACATTATAACGTGTGAAAATGCCTCTGAGTGCGAGCATGCTCAGATGCCGCAGTCTAACCCCGTTCTTCCACTGGAAGTCTCATGCGCCTTGTGCCCTTCCCCATACACATTCCAGGGCAGCAAGTGATGCATAGCATAGGCCATGGCTGGCTGCACAACAGAAGCCTCCGAGAGCCGTTACCCACAAAGCCTAGCTCGAGAAACATGTCACACCGCAGTTCTAATACATGTGATAATCACAGGGGCCCATTTCACCCACATTTCTCACCTTGCGCAACACCACATCACTGCTCGGCAAACACATCTTGTGATTTTCCTCATCATCACTGCACTTGCAATCACTCTAGGAgagccaccccccccccccccaacttacCATGCAAATTAGCAGCAATCCATCCGAAGATCAGGTAAGAAAATCATGACTGTAATGTCAAACGTTGAGACGGGCAGAGTGCTGGAAAACAAAATGTGGCCTCTTGTATCTTCTCTTATCATGCCTGATGGAGAATGCGGGAGGTGGGTGGAGGTAGGTTTCAAACACCTGGTATTTGCAGGCACACCCTTTCCTTGAGTCAAGGGCTAAATGATCCAGGATAAGACATCTGGGAAATAAATCACACCAGAAAGAAAGCATCAGAACTGCTTTAATCTAG
Encoded proteins:
- the LOC109100407 gene encoding regulator of G-protein signaling 17-like yields the protein MPQSVSGVEMRKRQQGRIEGPPQAPGHPRPNTCCLCWCGCCKCLWNEDRRERSERQTCTKMDSIEATEEQHPTLDEVIAWSRSFEMMMRSPEGRDVFREFLRSEYSEENLMFWMACEELKKETNPSVINEKARIIYEDYVSILSPKEVSLDSRVREGINQSLAEPRSTMYEEAQLQIYTLMHRDSFPRFLNSSVYRDLLNSKRACLDT